From Agrobacterium vitis:
ACTCAATCATCCGGGCGCGGGACAGAACCAGTTCCAGGCGGTTTTCACTGAGCATGTTCAGGCAGATCCGCTTGGTCCAGGGACCATCGTGAAGCGTGAAGAGGTAGCGTCCGCCCCCCAGGGCTTGCAAGCGCATGGACTGGCGGGTTGGGCCGATGCCCATCACCAGCATGGAACCGTGGATTTCAAATCGGGCGCCTTCCGGCGAAAACCAGGTGCCGGAAAGCGATGGTGAAACACCATTGTTCTTGGCTGGTCGGTAATGGCGCGGCCCATGGCCGACGTCGCCGATAATATCGTCTCCCTGCATTTTCAGCCGCAGCGGCGAGGTGGAAGAGCGCGAGGAAACCCAGCCGTCGCCGTCATCATAGGCCGCGTCCTCGGCATCGAGCGCAATGATGCTGCTTGCCTTCACTTCAATCCAGTTCGGGCCGCTGTCTTCCACGTAAAGCCCGTCACGAAGCGCCCTCGACAAGCGTGGCAGGGGCAGGCCGAACAGCGCGATCATTGCCGATTGGGCAATTTTAGCGCCATTGGTGTCCTCCCGGTTGGAAACAACGACGAAACCAACGCCTGTTTCAGGATCGAGCAGAAAATATGTCTTGTAGCCCGGATGCGAGCCGCCATGACCAACAAAGTCCTTCTCGCCCAACCGTGTGCGTGCCAGTCCCAGCCCGTAACCGCTTGGCCTGCCATCGGCGAGCGGGCGAAAAGCTGCCATGGCTTCGAGCCGCCCGGCCAGCGCGCTTTCTCCCTTCAGCAGGGCTTGCAGCCATAGGGCAAGCGAGCGGGCGCTGCCTGTCATGCTGCCGGAGGCGGAAATATGTAGGCCAGCGGCGGAAAGCTGCCATTTCT
This genomic window contains:
- a CDS encoding serine hydrolase domain-containing protein; protein product: MEQMLNWKDAERAVKAALEPWTQDGPGGAVIGFDLDGIRFGLSGGVENLSTGAFFTPDSVIRYASVTKHAFCTLVLSHPDLIRLDDRLGAHLPELQEPLASVTVGRALDMSGGLPDTREALSLLGLSVYSETRSGPLLDFLSRQTRLNFAAGSEVSYSNTGYRLVEAALERKGIYFRDYIQRAGAETGAAFDAPEGWNDVISGLVPGYWNDGQKWQLSAAGLHISASGSMTGSARSLALWLQALLKGESALAGRLEAMAAFRPLADGRPSGYGLGLARTRLGEKDFVGHGGSHPGYKTYFLLDPETGVGFVVVSNREDTNGAKIAQSAMIALFGLPLPRLSRALRDGLYVEDSGPNWIEVKASSIIALDAEDAAYDDGDGWVSSRSSTSPLRLKMQGDDIIGDVGHGPRHYRPAKNNGVSPSLSGTWFSPEGARFEIHGSMLVMGIGPTRQSMRLQALGGGRYLFTLHDGPWTKRICLNMLSENRLELVLSRARMIEYQRAG